One window from the genome of Dasypus novemcinctus isolate mDasNov1 chromosome 26, mDasNov1.1.hap2, whole genome shotgun sequence encodes:
- the SLC25A38 gene encoding mitochondrial glycine transporter isoform X4: MKSLHPAIKAFLCGSVSGTCSALLFQPLDLLKTRLQALQPAGHGSRRMGMLAVLLQVVRAERLRGLWRGVSPSIVRCVPGVGIYFGTLYSLKQHFLRGHPPTALESVVLGMGSRSVAGVCMSPITVIKTRYESGRYGYESIFAALRSISRSEGRRGLFSGLAATLLRDAPFSGIYLMFYNQTRSIVPHDRLDAGLLPLVNFSCGVLAGILASLATQPADVIKTHMQLQPAEFRWIGQAAARIVRDSGLLGFFRGGLPRALRRTLTAAVAWTVYEEMMARMGLKS, encoded by the exons ATGAAAAgt CTCCATCCGGCCATCAAAGCCTTCCTGTGCGGCTCGGTCAGCGGGACCTGCTCGGCGCTCCTCTTCCAGCCCCTGGACCTCCTGAAAACGCGCCTCCAGGCTCTGCAGCCCGCGGGCCACGG GTCCCGGCGCATGGGGATGCTGGCCGTGCTGCTGCAGGTGGTGCGTGCTGAGCGGCTGCGGGGCCTCTGGAGAGGGGTCTCCCCG TCCATCGTGCGCTGTGTGCCCGGCGTCGGCATCTACTTCGGCACCCTCTACTCCCTGAAGCAGCACTTCCTGCGGGGCCACCCACCCACCGCGCTGGAGTCGGTGGTCCTGGGGATGGGCTCCCGCTCCGTCGCGGGGGTCTGCATGTCACCCATCACCGTGATCAAGACGCGCTACGAG AGCGGGCGGTACGGCTATGAGAGCATCttcgcagccctcaggagcatctcCCGCAGCGAGGGCCGTCGGGGCCTCTTCAGCGGCCTGGCTGCCACCCTTCTTCGTGACGCCCCCTTTTCTGGGATCTACCTGATGTTTTACAACCAGACCAGAAGCATCGTGCCCCACG ACCGGCTGGACGCGGGCCTCCTTCCCTTGGTCAACTTCAGCTGCGGGGTGTTGGCGGGCATCCTGGCCTCGCTGGCCACGCAGCCTGCGGACGTCATCAAGACGCACATGCAGCTTCAGCCCGCCGAGTTCCGGTGGATTGGCCAGGCCGCCGCACGCATTGTCAGG GACTCGGGGCTGCTCGGCTTCTTCCGAGGCGGCCTCCCCCGGGCGCTCCGCAGGACGCTGACGGCGGCGGTGGCGTGGACGGTCTATGaggagatgatggccaggatgggCCTCAAGTCCTGA
- the SLC25A38 gene encoding mitochondrial glycine transporter isoform X1 yields MATGWPRKIRMGKGPWGVAAPWGGGGLEPRCSPAAGTMGRFGVASQREGEAQGAGQRARWCPPWRGGQHRRAKLHPAIKAFLCGSVSGTCSALLFQPLDLLKTRLQALQPAGHGSRRMGMLAVLLQVVRAERLRGLWRGVSPSIVRCVPGVGIYFGTLYSLKQHFLRGHPPTALESVVLGMGSRSVAGVCMSPITVIKTRYESGRYGYESIFAALRSISRSEGRRGLFSGLAATLLRDAPFSGIYLMFYNQTRSIVPHDRLDAGLLPLVNFSCGVLAGILASLATQPADVIKTHMQLQPAEFRWIGQAAARIVRDSGLLGFFRGGLPRALRRTLTAAVAWTVYEEMMARMGLKS; encoded by the exons ATGGCCACTGGGTGGCCCAGGAAGATAAGGATGGGGAAGGGGCCCTGGGGTGTGGCAGCCccttggggagggggtgggctggAGCCCAGGTGCAGTCCAGCCGCTGGGACGATGGGGCGCTTTGGGGTTGCCAGTCAACGGGAGGGAGAGGCCCAGGGTGCTGGGCAGAGGGCCCGCTGGTGCCCACCGTGGAGGGGAGGCCAGCACAGAAGAGCCAAG CTCCATCCGGCCATCAAAGCCTTCCTGTGCGGCTCGGTCAGCGGGACCTGCTCGGCGCTCCTCTTCCAGCCCCTGGACCTCCTGAAAACGCGCCTCCAGGCTCTGCAGCCCGCGGGCCACGG GTCCCGGCGCATGGGGATGCTGGCCGTGCTGCTGCAGGTGGTGCGTGCTGAGCGGCTGCGGGGCCTCTGGAGAGGGGTCTCCCCG TCCATCGTGCGCTGTGTGCCCGGCGTCGGCATCTACTTCGGCACCCTCTACTCCCTGAAGCAGCACTTCCTGCGGGGCCACCCACCCACCGCGCTGGAGTCGGTGGTCCTGGGGATGGGCTCCCGCTCCGTCGCGGGGGTCTGCATGTCACCCATCACCGTGATCAAGACGCGCTACGAG AGCGGGCGGTACGGCTATGAGAGCATCttcgcagccctcaggagcatctcCCGCAGCGAGGGCCGTCGGGGCCTCTTCAGCGGCCTGGCTGCCACCCTTCTTCGTGACGCCCCCTTTTCTGGGATCTACCTGATGTTTTACAACCAGACCAGAAGCATCGTGCCCCACG ACCGGCTGGACGCGGGCCTCCTTCCCTTGGTCAACTTCAGCTGCGGGGTGTTGGCGGGCATCCTGGCCTCGCTGGCCACGCAGCCTGCGGACGTCATCAAGACGCACATGCAGCTTCAGCCCGCCGAGTTCCGGTGGATTGGCCAGGCCGCCGCACGCATTGTCAGG GACTCGGGGCTGCTCGGCTTCTTCCGAGGCGGCCTCCCCCGGGCGCTCCGCAGGACGCTGACGGCGGCGGTGGCGTGGACGGTCTATGaggagatgatggccaggatgggCCTCAAGTCCTGA
- the SLC25A38 gene encoding mitochondrial glycine transporter isoform X2 → MATGWPRKIRMGKGPWGVAAPWGGGGLEPRCSPAAGTMGRFGVASQREGEAQGAGQRARWCPPWRGGQHRRAKLHPAIKAFLCGSVSGTCSALLFQPLDLLKTRLQALQPAGHGSRRMGMLAVLLQVVRAERLRGLWRGVSPSIVRCVPGVGIYFGTLYSLKQHFLRGHPPTALESVVLGMGSRSVAGVCMSPITVIKTRYESGRYGYESIFAALRSISRSEGRRGLFSGLAATLLRDAPFSGIYLMFYNQTRSIVPHDRLDAGLLPLVNFSCGVLAGILASLATQPADVIKTHMQLQPAEFRWIGQAAARIVRGVAKVEKGQPGQGEVWS, encoded by the exons ATGGCCACTGGGTGGCCCAGGAAGATAAGGATGGGGAAGGGGCCCTGGGGTGTGGCAGCCccttggggagggggtgggctggAGCCCAGGTGCAGTCCAGCCGCTGGGACGATGGGGCGCTTTGGGGTTGCCAGTCAACGGGAGGGAGAGGCCCAGGGTGCTGGGCAGAGGGCCCGCTGGTGCCCACCGTGGAGGGGAGGCCAGCACAGAAGAGCCAAG CTCCATCCGGCCATCAAAGCCTTCCTGTGCGGCTCGGTCAGCGGGACCTGCTCGGCGCTCCTCTTCCAGCCCCTGGACCTCCTGAAAACGCGCCTCCAGGCTCTGCAGCCCGCGGGCCACGG GTCCCGGCGCATGGGGATGCTGGCCGTGCTGCTGCAGGTGGTGCGTGCTGAGCGGCTGCGGGGCCTCTGGAGAGGGGTCTCCCCG TCCATCGTGCGCTGTGTGCCCGGCGTCGGCATCTACTTCGGCACCCTCTACTCCCTGAAGCAGCACTTCCTGCGGGGCCACCCACCCACCGCGCTGGAGTCGGTGGTCCTGGGGATGGGCTCCCGCTCCGTCGCGGGGGTCTGCATGTCACCCATCACCGTGATCAAGACGCGCTACGAG AGCGGGCGGTACGGCTATGAGAGCATCttcgcagccctcaggagcatctcCCGCAGCGAGGGCCGTCGGGGCCTCTTCAGCGGCCTGGCTGCCACCCTTCTTCGTGACGCCCCCTTTTCTGGGATCTACCTGATGTTTTACAACCAGACCAGAAGCATCGTGCCCCACG ACCGGCTGGACGCGGGCCTCCTTCCCTTGGTCAACTTCAGCTGCGGGGTGTTGGCGGGCATCCTGGCCTCGCTGGCCACGCAGCCTGCGGACGTCATCAAGACGCACATGCAGCTTCAGCCCGCCGAGTTCCGGTGGATTGGCCAGGCCGCCGCACGCATTGTCAGG GGTGTGGCCAAAGTTGAGAAGGGCCAACCGGGACAGGGCGAGGTGTGGTCTTGA
- the SLC25A38 gene encoding mitochondrial glycine transporter isoform X3, whose amino-acid sequence MLQKARPALLPPQDVGDRLHPAIKAFLCGSVSGTCSALLFQPLDLLKTRLQALQPAGHGSRRMGMLAVLLQVVRAERLRGLWRGVSPSIVRCVPGVGIYFGTLYSLKQHFLRGHPPTALESVVLGMGSRSVAGVCMSPITVIKTRYESGRYGYESIFAALRSISRSEGRRGLFSGLAATLLRDAPFSGIYLMFYNQTRSIVPHDRLDAGLLPLVNFSCGVLAGILASLATQPADVIKTHMQLQPAEFRWIGQAAARIVRDSGLLGFFRGGLPRALRRTLTAAVAWTVYEEMMARMGLKS is encoded by the exons ATGCTCCAGAAGGCGCGGCCCGCGCTGCTGCCGCCGCAGGATGTCGGCGACCGG CTCCATCCGGCCATCAAAGCCTTCCTGTGCGGCTCGGTCAGCGGGACCTGCTCGGCGCTCCTCTTCCAGCCCCTGGACCTCCTGAAAACGCGCCTCCAGGCTCTGCAGCCCGCGGGCCACGG GTCCCGGCGCATGGGGATGCTGGCCGTGCTGCTGCAGGTGGTGCGTGCTGAGCGGCTGCGGGGCCTCTGGAGAGGGGTCTCCCCG TCCATCGTGCGCTGTGTGCCCGGCGTCGGCATCTACTTCGGCACCCTCTACTCCCTGAAGCAGCACTTCCTGCGGGGCCACCCACCCACCGCGCTGGAGTCGGTGGTCCTGGGGATGGGCTCCCGCTCCGTCGCGGGGGTCTGCATGTCACCCATCACCGTGATCAAGACGCGCTACGAG AGCGGGCGGTACGGCTATGAGAGCATCttcgcagccctcaggagcatctcCCGCAGCGAGGGCCGTCGGGGCCTCTTCAGCGGCCTGGCTGCCACCCTTCTTCGTGACGCCCCCTTTTCTGGGATCTACCTGATGTTTTACAACCAGACCAGAAGCATCGTGCCCCACG ACCGGCTGGACGCGGGCCTCCTTCCCTTGGTCAACTTCAGCTGCGGGGTGTTGGCGGGCATCCTGGCCTCGCTGGCCACGCAGCCTGCGGACGTCATCAAGACGCACATGCAGCTTCAGCCCGCCGAGTTCCGGTGGATTGGCCAGGCCGCCGCACGCATTGTCAGG GACTCGGGGCTGCTCGGCTTCTTCCGAGGCGGCCTCCCCCGGGCGCTCCGCAGGACGCTGACGGCGGCGGTGGCGTGGACGGTCTATGaggagatgatggccaggatgggCCTCAAGTCCTGA